The DNA sequence CGCACGGGCCGTCGATGAGCTCGTTGCCGCGGGGGTGGTGGGCTCTCGCTCCGAGGCGGTCCGGGTGGGGTTGCGGGGGCTCATCGAGCACCATCGCCGGCGGCAGGTCGGTGAGGCCATCGCGGCGGGCTACGAGCGCCAGCCGCAGACGGCTGGCGAGGTTGGCTGGGCCGACGAGGCGACGGTTTCGATGATCGCTGAGGAGCCCTGGTGACCGAGCCCCGCCAAGGCGAGGTCTGGTGGGCCGAGGCCGAGGACAAGCGACGACCGGTGCTGGTGGTCACCCGAGATCAGGCCATCGCGGTCCTCACGTGGATCCTCGCTGCCCCCGTGACCCGGACGGTGCGCAGCATCCCAACGGAGGTGGGACTCGGCGAGGCGGAGGGGCTGTCCGAAGACTGCGTCGCCTCGTTCGACAACCTCCAGCCCATCCGGCGGTCCTTCCTCACCAGCCGGATCGGGGCGCTCGACGCCGTGCGACGCAGCGAGATCTGCCGTGCGCTGGACGCGCTCGCCGACTGCGCCTGATCGGTCGTGGCAGCCCGGGCGCGAGGAAATGGTGTCGGTCACCGCCTCGTGGTCAGGCTCGTCGGTGTCGAAGAACGCCAGCAACGCGCTGGTGTCGACGATCATCGTTCGCCGAACCCGGCGAGATGGCCATCGGCATCGCGGGCGATCGGCGCACCACTGGCGAACAGCCCTCCGCACGGACGTGGGCGCGGGCCTCCCACGGCCGATCGCAACGAGTCGCGGATGACCTCAGCCTCGGACACGCCGCGCTGGCGCGCCGCACGCTTGACCGCGTTCTTCAGTTCATCCGGCAGGTAGACCGTCGTCTTGTCCACGCCGTGATCCTTCGCGCTCGTCCGCCGCAACATATGGTACCACCGGTGGCGCTCCGCCCTGGTGCACGCCGAGCGCACTGCCCCTGCGTGTTCCACGATTGCGTTTCATGTCTATTCTGGTTACGGTATAGACGTGAAACAGCACGGGATGGAGGACGGGGCATGGTTGGGCGGCGTGGGGTTGCGTGAAGCCGCCGAGCGTCTCGGCGTGTCCCAGCGTCGCGTGCGTGCGATGATCACTGCCGGCCAGGTCGAGGCTCACAAGGTCGGGGGCCGGTGGCTGGTCGATCCTGAGTTCATCGACCGGGTCGCTCGCGTCCGCCGTCGTGACGGGCCGCCGTGGTCGCCTGTTCTGGCTTGGGCGTACCTTTTGTATCGCGACGGGGATCCGTACGCCCTTGAAGGTCTGTCACGGGTGTCGCGGCATCGGGTGCGTCAACGCGCCAGCGTGCCGCTGGGGCTGGGCGAGCTCGCGGCGTTGGCGGCGAGCCGGGCGCGGGTATTGCGCTGCCGGGTTCACCCTTCGGTGGTCGACGAGGTGTTGAGTGCCGGGCTGGCCAGCGGCCTGTCAGCCGCTGAGGCCCTCGGTGTGGGCCTAGGGGTGCGCCTCGGCGAGCACGCCGACGTGTACGTGCCCGAGTCGCGGGCGCACCTGCTCATCGATGAGCTCGCGCTGTCGCCCGCTCGAGGCGGGCAGGTCAACGCCATCGTGCGGGCCGTTCCCGATCCCGCCTGGCGGCTGGAGCACCGCCGGGTCGCCCCGGCACTCGCCGTGGCTCTGGACTTGGCCGAGCACGGCGACGCGCGCAGCCGCGAAGCCGCCGAACTGCTGGCCTCTCGTGCTGGCGAGATGGCCGATGGCTGACCATCCAGCGGTCGCGTCGATCGTGGTCCCTGCCGCGCAGGGGGCGCTGGATGGGGCATGGCGGCTGCTACTGGCGCTGGCCGGCGAACCGTCCGCGCCCCGCTGGGTGCTGATCGGCGGCCTGCTCGTCGAACTCCACGCCCGTGAGCACGCCGTTGTACCCCCGAGGATCACCGACGACGTGGACGTGCTCGTCGACGTGCGCACCAGCCCCGATGGTCTGCCCGTGGTGGCCAAGTGGCTCATCACCCAAGGGCTGGAGCTCGACACGCCCGACCCCGACGGCGTCGCACATCGGTTCCGCCGAGCCGACGGTGTCACTGTCGACCTGCTCGCCCCCGACCACGTCGGGCAGCGCGCGAACCTGTCCACGGTCCCACCAGCCCGCACCATCCAGGCCGTGGCCGGCTCCCGGCTCGCGCGCAGCGCCCAACCGGTGCGCGTGACCTACCGAGACATGCAAGGCATCATCCAACGCCCCGCCGTACCCGTCACGATCGTCGGAAAGTACCGCGCCTACAGAAACGACCACTCCACGCGCCCAGCCGAGAGGCACCTCACCGACGTGGTGTTCCTGCTCTCGCTCGTCGGCGACCCTCGACGCGCCGCAAGCGAGCTTGCCGGCAGCGACCACAAGGATCTCCAACGCCTGCGAGCAGAACTGCAACCAGAGCATCACGCCTGGAAGTCGCTCGCTGAACCTGCTGACGCGCAAGCCGCCCTCCGACTGATGACCCGTCCCCAACCGAGGTAGCAGCCCACGACGTGATGGTCGTCATCGAACCCGACCGCCTCCGCGTATGGAGCTGTCCAGCACCGCAAAGTAACCAGCGTGCCGGCCTTCGTCCCGTGCTCCAGCTTGTCGACAGTGACAGCGGCGTCCTCGTCGGTCTCGGCGCCTGGCCATGGACGGCCCCATCGACGACACCCGATGAAGTCGGCGCGGTGGCCCCTCCAGTCTCGCGCCCGGGACGGTGCTGCTCGGC is a window from the Egibacteraceae bacterium genome containing:
- a CDS encoding ribbon-helix-helix domain-containing protein, which translates into the protein MPQLVTRIDEATARAVDELVAAGVVGSRSEAVRVGLRGLIEHHRRRQVGEAIAAGYERQPQTAGEVGWADEATVSMIAEEPW
- a CDS encoding type II toxin-antitoxin system PemK/MazF family toxin — encoded protein: MTEPRQGEVWWAEAEDKRRPVLVVTRDQAIAVLTWILAAPVTRTVRSIPTEVGLGEAEGLSEDCVASFDNLQPIRRSFLTSRIGALDAVRRSEICRALDALADCA
- a CDS encoding CopG family transcriptional regulator; the protein is MDKTTVYLPDELKNAVKRAARQRGVSEAEVIRDSLRSAVGGPRPRPCGGLFASGAPIARDADGHLAGFGER
- a CDS encoding helix-turn-helix domain-containing protein; the encoded protein is MKQHGMEDGAWLGGVGLREAAERLGVSQRRVRAMITAGQVEAHKVGGRWLVDPEFIDRVARVRRRDGPPWSPVLAWAYLLYRDGDPYALEGLSRVSRHRVRQRASVPLGLGELAALAASRARVLRCRVHPSVVDEVLSAGLASGLSAAEALGVGLGVRLGEHADVYVPESRAHLLIDELALSPARGGQVNAIVRAVPDPAWRLEHRRVAPALAVALDLAEHGDARSREAAELLASRAGEMADG
- a CDS encoding nucleotidyl transferase AbiEii/AbiGii toxin family protein gives rise to the protein MADHPAVASIVVPAAQGALDGAWRLLLALAGEPSAPRWVLIGGLLVELHAREHAVVPPRITDDVDVLVDVRTSPDGLPVVAKWLITQGLELDTPDPDGVAHRFRRADGVTVDLLAPDHVGQRANLSTVPPARTIQAVAGSRLARSAQPVRVTYRDMQGIIQRPAVPVTIVGKYRAYRNDHSTRPAERHLTDVVFLLSLVGDPRRAASELAGSDHKDLQRLRAELQPEHHAWKSLAEPADAQAALRLMTRPQPR